From Candidatus Neomarinimicrobiota bacterium, the proteins below share one genomic window:
- the flgB gene encoding flagellar basal body rod protein FlgB, which yields MINDIIGNKTLIPILKKILDLGAVRHRVIAQNIANVSTNGYRKKSVDFEESLQSLLQMHREGSMTEAGDFDDMENAAVVDFKIVESSKKPDAGAPNNVNINEEMADLARNHLYYKFAVNMMRRQLASLKSSITGRVR from the coding sequence ATGATTAACGATATTATCGGTAATAAGACACTAATACCCATTCTAAAAAAAATCCTTGATTTAGGAGCTGTCAGGCACCGGGTTATCGCACAGAACATTGCGAACGTATCTACGAACGGCTACCGGAAAAAATCAGTAGATTTCGAGGAAAGTTTACAATCTCTATTACAGATGCATCGAGAGGGATCAATGACGGAAGCCGGAGATTTTGATGACATGGAAAACGCGGCTGTAGTTGATTTTAAGATAGTCGAGTCCAGCAAAAAACCCGATGCCGGCGCACCCAACAATGTAAATATAAATGAGGAAATGGCTGATTTGGCAAGAAACCATTTGTATTACAAGTTTGCGGTGAATATGATGAGAAGGCAGCTTGCCAGTCTCAAATCAAGTATAACAGGAAGGGTAAGGTAG
- the flgC gene encoding flagellar basal body rod protein FlgC has product MPRLSGIFGALGISASGMTAQRARIDAISSNVANIHTTRVEGGSYYKRQTVILKEKKNASDFSSLLISELGSNFGKEFSGVEVLSIQRINESPKLIYEPDHPDADEEGMVSYPNINIIEEMVNMIMSSRAFEANLTVFNTAKEMISQSLEI; this is encoded by the coding sequence ATGCCGAGGTTAAGCGGAATATTCGGAGCTCTCGGTATCAGTGCAAGCGGTATGACCGCTCAAAGGGCAAGGATAGATGCAATATCCTCGAACGTCGCAAATATTCACACAACCAGGGTTGAAGGCGGGTCTTACTACAAGAGGCAAACTGTAATACTTAAGGAAAAAAAGAATGCCTCGGACTTTAGCAGTCTTCTCATTAGCGAATTAGGATCAAACTTCGGCAAAGAGTTTTCAGGCGTTGAAGTTCTGAGCATTCAAAGGATTAACGAATCCCCGAAACTGATATATGAGCCCGATCATCCGGACGCAGACGAAGAGGGAATGGTGAGTTATCCAAATATTAATATTATCGAAGAAATGGTAAACATGATTATGTCGTCGAGAGCATTTGAAGCGAATCTGACGGTATTTAATACAGCTAAAGAGATGATATCGCAATCCCTGGAAATTTAG